Proteins encoded in a region of the Pseudomonas putida genome:
- a CDS encoding GumC family protein yields the protein MKSDYELSLRDYIAIIKDRALVLGVSAAVILVATVAVALMVPPIYQSTGTILVESQQISPELVSTNNTSFADERIEVIRQRVMTRENLLRIIGKYDLFADKRLSESDKIDQMRNAIVVETLTTFVRGRGEATVAFNVSFEHKQAQVAKEVADELVTLFLNENLKQRTERANETTEFLTQEANKLGAELASLENQLADFKQAHANALPEHQTLRMNMLSRSELEFREVDRDYKAAQEELRYLELELSAANAGLATKTTEGTRPASADQPQDLPSLKAEYARLLTRYKDAHPDVVAIKRKIQALEASGDRTAAASTVSLDVARVRAKMSAAQERIASLSEQKRELTKKMEGYEAEILEAPQVERGLVTLMRDHDNARKKYEEIRAKEMGAKITESLEQENKAERFVLLEPPLLPEKPIKPNRKKIAALGLVLAPAGGGALVMLMEMLNQRVRGVGALENLLGKRVLVAVPYIDTRADVARRKRWRNRLILAALALAAIMVVLVHMFYMPLDVLLFKVMSRFV from the coding sequence ATGAAGTCTGACTACGAGCTCTCCCTCAGAGATTACATCGCCATTATCAAGGACAGAGCCCTGGTGCTAGGGGTGAGTGCCGCAGTCATTCTTGTCGCGACCGTCGCCGTCGCCTTGATGGTGCCGCCGATCTACCAATCGACCGGCACCATTCTGGTGGAGTCGCAGCAGATTTCGCCCGAGCTGGTGTCGACCAACAACACCAGCTTTGCCGATGAGCGCATCGAGGTGATCCGCCAGCGGGTGATGACCCGTGAAAACCTGCTGCGCATCATCGGCAAGTACGACCTGTTCGCCGACAAACGCCTCAGTGAAAGCGACAAGATCGACCAGATGCGCAACGCCATCGTGGTCGAAACCCTCACCACCTTTGTCCGTGGCCGTGGTGAAGCGACCGTGGCGTTCAATGTGTCGTTCGAGCACAAGCAAGCGCAAGTGGCCAAGGAAGTCGCCGACGAGTTGGTGACGCTGTTCCTCAACGAAAACCTCAAGCAGCGCACCGAGCGGGCCAACGAAACCACCGAGTTTCTTACCCAGGAAGCCAACAAACTGGGCGCCGAACTGGCCAGCCTGGAAAACCAGCTGGCCGATTTCAAGCAGGCTCATGCCAATGCGTTGCCCGAGCACCAGACCCTGCGCATGAACATGCTGTCGCGTTCGGAGCTGGAGTTCCGCGAAGTCGACCGTGACTACAAGGCTGCCCAGGAAGAGCTGCGCTACCTGGAGCTGGAACTGTCCGCGGCCAATGCCGGCCTGGCGACCAAAACGACTGAGGGCACCAGGCCAGCCTCTGCCGACCAACCCCAGGACCTGCCAAGCCTGAAGGCCGAGTATGCCCGGCTGCTGACCCGCTACAAGGACGCCCACCCGGATGTGGTGGCGATCAAACGCAAGATCCAGGCGCTCGAAGCCAGTGGCGATCGTACGGCGGCAGCGTCCACGGTCAGCCTCGACGTGGCCCGTGTGCGCGCCAAGATGAGCGCTGCCCAGGAGCGGATTGCCTCACTGTCCGAGCAGAAGCGTGAGCTGACCAAGAAGATGGAAGGCTATGAAGCCGAGATCCTCGAAGCACCGCAGGTCGAGCGCGGGTTGGTGACCTTGATGCGTGACCACGACAACGCACGTAAAAAGTATGAAGAAATCCGCGCCAAGGAAATGGGCGCGAAGATTACCGAAAGCCTCGAGCAGGAAAACAAGGCCGAACGCTTCGTGCTACTGGAGCCCCCTCTGCTGCCTGAGAAGCCGATCAAGCCAAACCGCAAGAAAATCGCGGCGCTTGGCCTGGTGCTGGCACCTGCTGGCGGCGGTGCGCTGGTGATGCTGATGGAAATGCTCAATCAGCGCGTGCGCGGTGTTGGCGCCCTGGAAAACCTGCTGGGTAAACGGGTTTTGGTTGCGGTGCCCTATATCGATACCAGGGCCGACGTGGCCAGGCGCAAGCGCTGGCGCAACCGGCTGATCCTGGCGGCACTGGCGTTGGCGGCTATCATGGTAGTGTTGGTGCACATGTTCTACATGCCACTGGATGTGCTGTTGTTCAAAGTCATGTCTCGGTTTGTATAG
- a CDS encoding polysaccharide biosynthesis/export family protein, with the protein MVRSMFAAFCLLTVWSGAGNADQSSAAYLLSPGDVVMVSVWQEDSLRQEATVLPDGSITFPLAGRINVAGLDVTAVEKQVAAKLEKFLPDPNVSVVVKSIAGNMVYVQGKVIKPGPVQMAGPTAVLQALSMSGGLDKFADESEIKVVRGAGASQKILPVRYKDLVSGRDMSTNIQLQAGDTLVVP; encoded by the coding sequence ATGGTGCGTTCAATGTTTGCCGCGTTCTGCCTGCTGACGGTGTGGTCTGGCGCCGGTAACGCCGACCAGAGCAGTGCTGCCTATCTGCTCAGCCCCGGCGATGTGGTGATGGTTTCGGTGTGGCAGGAAGACAGCCTGCGTCAAGAAGCCACCGTTCTTCCCGATGGCAGTATCACCTTCCCCCTGGCCGGGCGCATCAATGTCGCCGGCCTGGATGTGACGGCAGTCGAAAAACAGGTGGCTGCCAAACTCGAAAAGTTCCTTCCCGACCCTAACGTCAGCGTTGTCGTCAAGAGCATCGCCGGCAACATGGTCTACGTACAAGGCAAAGTGATCAAGCCTGGGCCGGTGCAAATGGCAGGCCCTACGGCGGTGCTTCAAGCTTTGAGCATGTCGGGTGGCCTGGACAAGTTTGCTGACGAAAGCGAAATCAAGGTGGTCCGTGGCGCAGGCGCTTCCCAAAAGATCCTGCCCGTGCGATATAAGGACCTGGTGTCTGGGCGGGACATGTCCACCAACATCCAACTTCAGGCTGGCGATACGCTGGTCGTTCCTTGA
- the eppA gene encoding EPS-associated small membrane protein EppA has protein sequence MRTTLIIKSMFLLVMLSGAARAADSYINQNSIIPVSTAGWFFAFAVIGFVAVANRRKI, from the coding sequence ATGCGCACGACTCTGATTATCAAATCGATGTTTTTGCTGGTAATGCTGAGTGGCGCTGCGCGCGCGGCAGATTCGTATATAAATCAGAACAGTATCATTCCTGTTTCAACTGCCGGCTGGTTCTTTGCCTTTGCCGTCATCGGCTTTGTAGCCGTTGCCAACCGCAGAAAGATCTGA
- a CDS encoding helix-turn-helix domain-containing protein yields MSIRLKLLRKKLGMTLEMLAEKTGMTKSYLSKVERGLNTPSIAAALKLARALNVNVEELFAEEQAGQSRYSLVRHGQRQALVGDGQGPGYAALTSQVGQRSLLPFLIQPPSEFSDPTFKEHQGEEFLFVHAGQVEVDFMNERVLLEQGDALHFNAQTPHRLRSVGVTPAQLLVVVHHADE; encoded by the coding sequence ATGTCTATTCGATTGAAACTGCTGCGTAAGAAACTGGGGATGACCCTGGAAATGCTCGCCGAAAAGACCGGCATGACCAAAAGCTACCTGTCCAAGGTCGAGCGCGGCCTCAACACGCCCTCGATCGCGGCGGCGCTGAAACTGGCACGGGCGCTGAACGTCAATGTCGAAGAGCTGTTCGCCGAAGAACAGGCTGGGCAGAGCCGCTACAGCCTGGTGCGCCATGGCCAGCGCCAGGCGTTGGTAGGCGATGGGCAAGGGCCGGGATACGCGGCCCTCACCAGCCAGGTCGGCCAACGCAGCCTGCTGCCGTTCCTGATTCAGCCACCCTCCGAATTCAGTGACCCCACGTTCAAGGAACACCAGGGCGAGGAGTTCCTGTTCGTGCATGCTGGCCAGGTGGAAGTGGACTTCATGAACGAACGGGTGCTGCTGGAACAGGGCGATGCCCTTCATTTCAACGCCCAGACGCCGCACCGGCTACGCTCGGTAGGTGTCACGCCGGCGCAGTTGCTGGTCGTGGTTCACCACGCAGACGAGTGA
- a CDS encoding short-chain fatty acid transporter, with protein sequence MAAEIQDSRSARFALRCSNWAERWFPDSWVFAALAVLLVCIGALAMGAKPTDTAKAFGDGFWSLIPFTMQMAFVVIGGYVVASSPPAARLIDRLARIPGNGRSAVCWVALISMLASLLNWGLSLVFGGLLVRALARRTDLKMDYRAAGAAAYLGLGAVWALGLSSSAAQLQANPASLPPSILSITGVIPFTETIFLWQSGVMLAALVVVSLVIAYATAPGPNSARSAEDCGVDPTFTAPPAPQRTRPGEWLEHSPILILLLVALAAGWLYQEFATKPAITAISGLNTYNLLFIMLGALLHWRPRSFLDAVARAVPTTTGVLIQFPLYGSIAAILTQVKGVDEQTLAHHISLFFTQIATHDTYAVLMGVYSAVLGFFIPSGGGKWIIEAPYVMLVANDLQYHLGWAVQISHAAEALPNLINPFYMLPLLGVLGLKARDLIGFSFVQLLVHVPLVLVLLWALGTTLQYVPPVMP encoded by the coding sequence GTGGCCGCTGAAATTCAAGACAGCCGTTCCGCGCGCTTTGCCTTGCGCTGCTCCAACTGGGCCGAACGCTGGTTCCCCGATTCCTGGGTGTTCGCCGCCTTGGCGGTGCTGCTGGTGTGCATTGGCGCACTGGCCATGGGGGCCAAGCCGACCGACACCGCCAAAGCGTTTGGCGACGGTTTCTGGAGCTTGATCCCGTTCACCATGCAGATGGCCTTCGTGGTCATTGGTGGCTATGTGGTTGCCAGTTCGCCGCCCGCCGCGCGTCTGATCGATCGCCTGGCGCGCATCCCCGGCAACGGTCGCTCGGCCGTGTGCTGGGTAGCGCTGATATCGATGCTGGCCTCCTTGCTCAACTGGGGCCTGTCGCTGGTGTTCGGTGGTTTGCTGGTACGCGCCCTGGCGCGGCGCACCGACCTGAAAATGGACTACCGCGCCGCCGGTGCGGCTGCCTACCTGGGCTTGGGCGCGGTGTGGGCGCTGGGCCTGTCATCGTCGGCGGCGCAGCTACAAGCCAACCCGGCCAGCCTGCCACCCTCGATCCTGTCGATTACTGGGGTGATCCCGTTCACCGAAACCATTTTCCTCTGGCAGTCCGGCGTGATGTTGGCGGCGCTGGTGGTGGTCTCGCTGGTGATCGCCTACGCCACCGCCCCGGGCCCGAACAGTGCACGCAGCGCTGAAGACTGTGGTGTCGACCCCACCTTCACGGCGCCGCCCGCACCGCAACGTACCCGCCCAGGTGAGTGGCTGGAGCACAGCCCCATCCTGATTCTGCTGCTGGTGGCCCTGGCCGCTGGCTGGCTGTACCAGGAGTTCGCCACCAAGCCGGCGATTACCGCTATCTCCGGGCTGAACACCTACAACCTGTTGTTCATCATGCTCGGTGCCTTGCTGCACTGGCGCCCGCGCAGTTTCCTTGACGCGGTGGCGCGTGCCGTGCCGACCACCACGGGGGTGCTGATCCAGTTCCCGCTGTACGGTTCGATCGCCGCCATCCTCACCCAGGTGAAGGGTGTCGACGAACAGACCCTGGCCCACCATATTTCGTTGTTCTTCACCCAGATTGCCACCCATGACACCTATGCCGTGCTGATGGGGGTGTATTCGGCGGTGCTGGGCTTCTTCATCCCCTCGGGCGGTGGCAAGTGGATCATCGAGGCCCCCTACGTGATGCTGGTGGCGAATGACCTGCAGTACCACCTGGGCTGGGCGGTGCAGATCTCACACGCCGCCGAAGCTTTGCCGAACCTGATCAACCCGTTCTACATGCTGCCGCTGCTGGGCGTACTGGGGCTCAAGGCGCGCGACCTGATCGGCTTCTCGTTCGTGCAGTTGCTGGTGCATGTGCCGTTGGTGCTGGTGTTGCTGTGGGCACTGGGTACGACGTTGCAGTACGTACCGCCAGTGATGCCTTGA